The genomic DNA TCAAATCTCCCCGAATCACGTCGCTGCCGCTTCATTTTGAAGCGTTGCTCGGCAGAGATGTGAATTATTGATGGAGCTTGCGTGTTTTTCTTTGCGGTTCTGATTTTGAACCGTTGACGAACCTGGATTGTGTCGATTACCTTGCATCAAAGGAATTCAAGCTAAACCACCACTCCATTAGACAAGCTAATATTACGAGCAAACCTTCCGTTCATGCAGATCCGAGCACTCCGAGTATTTTGTGACATCGCCAGCCAACGCAGCTTTTCGCGTGCGGCTGCGGCTCACGGCATGACTCAAAGCGCTGCCAGTCAGATCGTCCACCATCTGGAACAGGACCTGTCTGTTCAATTGATCGATCGATCCAAGCGTCCGCTGGTTCTCACTCCCGCCGGGCAGCTCTATTTCGAAGGTTTGCAACGCATCCTCTACGATTTCCAAACACTCGAACAGGAAGTTCGTTCGTTTGGGAAACGGCTAGCCGGACACGTCGAGGTCGCTTCGATCTACTCCGTCGGGCTCAGCTACATGCCCTCGGCCAAGTCGGAATTTGCCAAACGGCATCCCGATGTCGATTTGCATGTCGAATTTGTGATTCCCGAACGGGTTCACGAATCGGTGATGGAAGGGACGGCCGACCTCGGGTTGATCTCCTATCCCAAGAGCACGCGAACATTAAATTGCGTGACCTGGCAGCGCGAACCGATGAAGCTTATCTGTGCGCCGGACCATCCCTTTGCCAGTCGTCGCGAGGTCTGCTTGGCAGACCTCAACGGCCAGCTGATGCTGGGGTTCGATTCGTCGCTGAAGGTCCAACGCGAAATCGTCGCTTACTTGACGCGAAACGGCATCCGCCCCAAGTTCGATACCGGTTTCGATAACATCGATTCCTTGATTCGCGCCATTCAACTCAACAGCGGTATCGGCATCCTTCCCGAGCCCGCGATCCGACGCGAGGTCGCCAACGATTCACTACGTGTGATTCAATGCCCCGACCTCGAAATCACTCGTCCACTTGGCATCATCTGGCGTCGTGGAGCCCGTCTTGGGCCGGCGGCGTTGGAATTTGGTGCATTGCTGTTGGGACGTCCGTTAAAACCGGACGAATCGAGTTCTGAACTTCGCCGCCGTGCCGACGCTGAATTGAAACAGCTGGCCGC from Rosistilla carotiformis includes the following:
- a CDS encoding LysR family transcriptional regulator — protein: MQIRALRVFCDIASQRSFSRAAAAHGMTQSAASQIVHHLEQDLSVQLIDRSKRPLVLTPAGQLYFEGLQRILYDFQTLEQEVRSFGKRLAGHVEVASIYSVGLSYMPSAKSEFAKRHPDVDLHVEFVIPERVHESVMEGTADLGLISYPKSTRTLNCVTWQREPMKLICAPDHPFASRREVCLADLNGQLMLGFDSSLKVQREIVAYLTRNGIRPKFDTGFDNIDSLIRAIQLNSGIGILPEPAIRREVANDSLRVIQCPDLEITRPLGIIWRRGARLGPAALEFGALLLGRPLKPDESSSELRRRADAELKQLAASAAT